Proteins from one Leptonema illini DSM 21528 genomic window:
- the leuC gene encoding 3-isopropylmalate dehydratase large subunit — MSSHNSAPRTMYEKIWDAHLVHDDPQTAALLFIDRHLVHEVTSPQAFDGLRMNGRKLRHPELTFATMDHNVSTRSRDWNGAGEISRIQMEALKKNCDEFGVTLFDLNNPDQGIVHVIGPEMGITLPGTTIVCGDSHTSTHGAFGALAFGIGTSEVEHVLATQTLQQRKSKTMLIRVNGKTGPGVTAKDIVLAIIGRLTTQGGTGYVIEYAGEAIRNLSMEGRMTVCNMSIEAGARAGLIAPDETTFEYLRGKDFAPKGEAFDKAVAYWKTLPSDEGAKFDAVIDMDAASIVPMVTWGTNPGQVAPVNGVVPDPESISDPVERESARHALAYMELKPGQKISDITVNTVFIGSCTNSRIEDLRRAAAIAKGRKVKTGVRAIVVPGSGRVFRQAVTEGLDKIFSEAGFEWRFAGCSMCLAMNDDFLNPGDRSASTSNRNFEGRQGRGGRTHLVGPEMAAAAAIEGHFVDIREYAKASVGV, encoded by the coding sequence ATGTCCAGTCACAATTCTGCCCCTCGCACCATGTATGAGAAGATCTGGGATGCGCATCTCGTGCACGATGATCCGCAAACGGCAGCTCTGCTATTTATCGATCGCCACCTCGTTCACGAGGTAACGTCGCCTCAGGCCTTCGACGGCCTGCGCATGAACGGCCGCAAGCTCCGACATCCGGAGCTCACCTTCGCCACCATGGATCATAACGTTTCTACGCGAAGCAGGGACTGGAACGGTGCCGGCGAAATCTCGCGCATTCAAATGGAAGCTCTTAAGAAAAACTGCGACGAGTTCGGCGTAACGCTATTTGATCTGAATAATCCCGATCAGGGCATCGTGCACGTCATCGGTCCGGAGATGGGCATCACGTTGCCCGGTACGACGATCGTATGCGGCGATTCGCACACATCCACGCATGGTGCCTTCGGAGCGCTCGCTTTCGGTATCGGCACGTCGGAGGTCGAACACGTGCTTGCCACGCAAACGCTGCAGCAGCGCAAGTCGAAGACGATGCTGATTCGCGTGAACGGAAAGACCGGTCCGGGTGTGACGGCGAAAGACATCGTGCTTGCCATCATCGGTCGACTGACCACGCAGGGCGGCACCGGTTACGTCATTGAGTATGCAGGCGAGGCCATCCGCAACCTGAGCATGGAAGGACGCATGACCGTCTGCAACATGTCGATAGAAGCGGGCGCTCGCGCCGGACTCATCGCTCCCGACGAGACGACGTTCGAGTATCTGCGCGGAAAGGACTTTGCTCCAAAAGGAGAGGCCTTTGATAAGGCGGTGGCATACTGGAAGACGCTGCCGTCCGACGAAGGAGCGAAGTTTGATGCAGTGATCGATATGGATGCCGCTTCCATCGTTCCGATGGTTACCTGGGGAACGAACCCCGGGCAGGTTGCTCCGGTTAACGGCGTCGTGCCCGATCCGGAATCGATCAGCGATCCGGTTGAGCGCGAGTCGGCCCGACATGCTCTGGCCTACATGGAACTGAAACCGGGACAGAAGATCAGCGACATCACGGTCAATACCGTCTTTATCGGTTCGTGTACTAACTCGCGCATCGAAGACCTGCGCCGTGCGGCGGCCATCGCAAAAGGACGCAAGGTAAAAACAGGCGTGCGTGCCATCGTCGTGCCTGGTTCGGGCCGCGTATTCCGTCAGGCCGTAACCGAAGGGCTTGATAAGATCTTCAGCGAGGCCGGCTTTGAGTGGCGTTTCGCCGGCTGCTCGATGTGTCTGGCCATGAACGACGACTTCCTGAATCCGGGCGATCGTTCGGCGTCGACGTCGAACCGTAACTTCGAAGGCCGTCAGGGCCGCGGAGGCCGCACACATCTGGTCGGCCCCGAAATGGCCGCGGCCGCTGCCATCGAAGGCCACTTCGTCGATATTCGCGAGTATGCGAAGGCATCGGTGGGCGTCTAA
- a CDS encoding type II toxin-antitoxin system HicB family antitoxin — translation MLFNIILEKEGEWVIAECPALPGCVSQGKDEKEAIENIKEAITAWLWAENQKAV, via the coding sequence ATGTTATTCAACATTATTCTCGAAAAAGAAGGCGAATGGGTTATTGCCGAATGTCCTGCTCTACCGGGATGTGTTTCGCAAGGGAAAGACGAAAAAGAAGCCATCGAAAACATCAAAGAGGCCATTACTGCATGGCTCTGGGCTGAGAACCAGAAGGCCGTTTGA
- a CDS encoding type II toxin-antitoxin system RelE/ParE family toxin: MLNYKLHTSAISDINHSIDYYEEERQGLGAEFYDEFLATLNFLRRFPFAGTQYLNEIRRFSIARFHYTVFYELKTGEIHVLGVIHQRRHPNSWKGRQV, translated from the coding sequence ATGCTAAACTATAAGCTACATACTTCGGCGATCTCTGACATCAATCATTCCATCGATTATTACGAAGAAGAACGGCAGGGGCTCGGTGCCGAATTCTATGATGAATTCCTGGCAACACTGAACTTTCTGCGGCGTTTTCCGTTCGCAGGAACGCAATATCTTAATGAAATTCGCCGCTTTTCCATCGCACGATTTCATTACACTGTGTTTTATGAATTGAAGACCGGTGAGATACACGTTCTGGGTGTGATTCATCAGAGGCGCCACCCGAATTCATGGAAAGGTCGCCAGGTTTGA
- a CDS encoding addiction module protein produces MARTLAEIELEISSLTEEDRVSLMGYLSETLCKPTDPQIEAAIQTELRKRLSMLEVGEARWVDGDQALAEIEARLHSKHAKL; encoded by the coding sequence ATGGCAAGGACACTGGCAGAGATTGAACTGGAAATCTCGTCGCTCACAGAAGAAGATAGGGTCAGCCTGATGGGTTACCTCTCTGAAACTCTGTGTAAACCTACGGATCCGCAGATTGAAGCAGCCATCCAGACGGAATTGAGGAAAAGGCTCAGCATGCTCGAAGTGGGTGAGGCCCGATGGGTAGACGGAGATCAAGCCCTCGCAGAGATTGAAGCCCGCCTCCATTCGAAGCATGCTAAACTATAA
- a CDS encoding shikimate dehydrogenase family protein, producing MKGITGQSAVFGIFGNPVSHSISPILHNRTFEKMGFNGVYVPFCVDQTGPFLKKAVLHMGLSGLSVTIPHKLWAAKAADQRDALSELTGAANTLLVRETRNGRILSAHNTDGPGAMRALQTAVPDLKGRRVVIAGYGGSARAIVGQLLLASGVKQVAVTGRNMPKIKAFIRSFTKKRPDWAAKLIPLKEEALLDYEAHILINTTPLGMKGFDLSLPVPESFLRPGLAVMDIVYRPEMTPILIAAKKNRATIVPGYWMLLYQAVLQFELFTGMKAGPDVENFMRLNLLTALRS from the coding sequence ATGAAGGGCATCACGGGGCAGAGCGCCGTCTTTGGCATCTTTGGAAATCCTGTATCGCATTCGATCAGTCCGATCCTGCACAACCGCACCTTTGAGAAGATGGGCTTCAACGGCGTGTATGTGCCCTTCTGCGTCGATCAAACGGGTCCCTTCTTAAAAAAGGCCGTGCTTCATATGGGCCTGAGCGGCCTTTCGGTGACGATCCCTCATAAGCTCTGGGCGGCGAAGGCTGCCGACCAGCGGGATGCGCTCAGTGAGCTCACCGGAGCGGCCAATACGCTGCTTGTGCGCGAGACGCGAAACGGACGCATTCTTTCAGCTCATAATACAGACGGCCCCGGGGCGATGCGAGCGCTGCAGACGGCCGTTCCCGATCTGAAGGGACGACGCGTCGTCATCGCCGGCTATGGCGGATCGGCCCGCGCCATCGTCGGGCAGCTTCTGCTTGCATCGGGCGTGAAACAGGTCGCCGTCACCGGTCGCAACATGCCGAAGATCAAGGCCTTCATTCGTTCGTTTACGAAGAAGCGTCCGGATTGGGCGGCAAAGCTCATCCCGCTAAAAGAAGAGGCGCTGCTCGATTATGAGGCGCACATCCTCATCAATACGACGCCGCTTGGCATGAAGGGATTTGACCTGAGCCTTCCCGTGCCCGAGTCCTTCTTGCGTCCGGGGTTAGCCGTGATGGACATCGTCTACAGACCCGAGATGACTCCCATTCTGATTGCGGCAAAGAAGAACCGTGCGACGATCGTTCCGGGCTACTGGATGCTTCTCTATCAGGCCGTTTTACAGTTCGAGCTCTTTACAGGTATGAAGGCAGGGCCCGATGTCGAGAACTTCATGCGCCTGAATCTGCTGACGGCGCTGCGTTCCTGA